Genomic window (Nymphaea colorata isolate Beijing-Zhang1983 chromosome 1, ASM883128v2, whole genome shotgun sequence):
AGGTGTCATTTTGCTTTCACTGTGAGTGGGAGACTACAGTTTTTGGACTAATTTGTCACTGTTGGCTGAATGTAGGATACATTGAAGTCCAAGCCTCCAGAGAACTTAATAATGAAAAGAGCATCTGCTGTCTCTATTTCCATAGCAACACTGTTCTATCTTTCTTGTGGGTGCTTCGGTTATGCGGCATTTGGGGATAATGCACCAGGAAACATTCTCACTGGATTTGGATTCTTTGAGCCTTACTGGCTTATTGACTTTGCAAATGCATGCATCATATAGCACCTTGTTGGTGGTTACCAGGTAAATAACATCGTTGGTATTCTACACTAATAAGCACATCTTCAAGATATGTAAACTGGTAATTATGCAATGACTAGCGGATTGCCTATCTAATTCTCTGGCATCAAGTGGTCTTcgctttttcatcttttccttttacGACTTTGTGAAGAAAATATAACCCACGTatttctatcagtcagattcTTACCAAGAGACATTGGTgattaaattaacaaaatatcTTGCCTGCGGTTTTTCTGATTGGCGCTTTCTATTGATACCAGGATCATGCATGATTTTACCTTTAGAAAGATGAAGCTTCATTGCTAGTTAACAGGAATTCCACTCACCTAGAGGTTTGACGTGAGACCTTTAAGTTGGAAACGTTCAAAGAGTTCAACGCTCTTGCTGCATCTCTATTAATATAATCTGGCAATGATCCTTCTAAGCCCCGAGAGAGACAGAGCCTGAAGGGAAGCACGTTTACTATCAGTCTTAAAACTggttaatttttaatttatgaaagaaaCCAGCCGACAGGCGTGCATTCTTTTCCCTGTTTTTAGATTACCATCAGTGTTAATTTCATAAGAtgacttttttctctttttttttgcaggTATACAGTCAGCCAGTGTTTGCATTTGCTGAAAAAGTAATAGAAAGGATGCTCCCCAAAAGCATGACGTTTCTGAAGAAGGATTTCTGTATTGGCGTACCACGCTTGCCAGTTTACCATGTCACACTACTCAGGCTATGCTTTAGAACCCTGTATGTGGTCTCCACAGTTGCACTGGCCATGTACTTCCCTTTCTTCAACCAAGTGTTGGGCATCTTGGGTGCCCTCAACTTCTGGCCTTTGGCCATATATTTCCCAATAGAGATGTACATGGTGCAGAAAAGAGTGAAATCATGGAGTACCCAGTGGGTAGTCTTTGAGGTCTTCAGCACCTTGTGTCTTCTCATCTCATTGTTTGCTCTGATAGGCTCAGTTGAAGGACTTGTAAGGGCAAAACTTCATCAAGGCTCATGATGCGAAGCTCTTccataaatatatttctggccCTGCTAGTGGGAGTACTGTTCTAGTCAATGGTGTCATATGATATCTTGTAATGGGTCGATGTCAATGATTTGGATACTATCTTCTGAATCCGTGCATAAGGGTTTTGGTGATATAGCCTCTATCCAACCagtgatcaaattcaaattcgacATGGAATACAGATTCCACTAAATACCTGAATGTGactatatatgaaaattttgaacttggtGTCTTGCATCTTCAAGATATGTAACTCAGAGTCCCACTAGGAAATCTGCCAATAATTACATCTGCTCTGAATCTTATTTATTGACATCACTAGGGGCTGGAATCAACTGATCACAAGCTCTAAAGCTGACTGCATTCTTCACTACAGAGGCATATTTAAACATGAGGTGCCTGACCAAAAGCATGTGGTGTCCTTATCAAGCCATATTCAGAATCTTCAGATTAAGCACCAATCATGCATATGCCTTACTAAAAcatttatatattgaaagtAATATCTGTTAGGGATCTTCATGCAACCTTATGTATCCATATATGCATTCATGAACACAGAATCTACATGCAACCTTATACATCCATACATCCGGCTGCACTCACCCCCTTTCCGATTTGCCAAAAACATAGTGGAAAAACACAAATACATAAGTAAATAAAGAACACAAGAAAGCACCATCCAGAAGAACttaagaaaagaaggaaaatagtatcatatagaaaaagaaaggtaaGAGAATTCCAAATGGCCTCAAAATTTACTTCAATATCATCAAGGTTGCGAAATAGGACGTAAGATTCATAGAACGACTTTATGGACTCACTTGGGGAAAAGGAGAAGGGATCACATCCAAGTtgcaatgaaaataaatttatatcaGAGTACCTTATCGGAGTTGTACCAGGCTCTCGACCAAACCACATATCAGGTTGCCCTTGACCACGTTCTTCCCCTATCTGTAATCTACAGCCAAGCACATAATTGGTCTCAGACAATGAGAGTGAAAAGCCAATTGTTTTTCAAATAACCAATCATATCAAACAAGCCTGAATAAAGAATTTGAGGTATAATCATATTTATCATATGATAAATCTATTGAACAATTTCTTCTACTAACACCTTCGTATGCATTCGATCTCATTTACgaaatgatttaaattattaatctttccaaaaaaaatcttgttgcATCATGCCCTCCATTTGAAACCTCttaataagagagagagagagagagagagagcagaacaACCCAGAGTTGCTATTTCGTTCATTTATTCTCCCGACCTGGCTTTATTACAGTTCAATCTAGAAATTAAACCGCAAATAATAATGTCCACAGGTCAATGAGTTTACAATCTCCTAAGTGACTAATTTCATAGATAAGCTGTTAAAAGGATAGGAAAATCTTAGTCAGGGACTCAGGAGCAACATAATAATGAGCTCGACATATTGTTCCACCTAGATCATGCCCAACGAGAAGATAAATCACATGCTAGAAGGAGACCAATAAAAGGACATAGCAGGCTCTTACTCAAACAAGCCACTTCCTGGATCCCAATAATTACTTCTTATAATATTCGTTCATTGGGGAAAGGATCACTTCACAGACCTCGTCTCCAGTTCAAGCTGAAACAATAAGCATGATGTAG
Coding sequences:
- the LOC126409690 gene encoding uncharacterized protein LOC126409690 → MCVRSLASNETVMGGTLPPKVMSARAGEGEFKGQVVSVKIISKVKIGEERGQGQPDMWFGREPGTTPIRHLMFKYASVVKNAVSFRACDQLIPAPSDVNK